The Streptomyces rimosus genomic interval GACCAACTTCGGCCTGGAGAAGAACCGGCCGTACGGCGATGGTGTGGTGACCGGCTACGGCACCGTCGACGGCCGTACGGTCTGTGTCTACTCGCAGGACTTCACCATCTTCGGCGGTTCGCTGGGCGAGGTCTACGGCGAGAAGATCGTCAAGGTGATGGACTTCGCCCTGAAGAACGGCTGTCCCGTCGTCGGCATCAACGACGGCGGCGGCGCCCGCATCCAGGAGGGCGTGGCGGCCCTCGGTCTGTTCGCGGAGATCTTCCGCCGCAATGTGCACGCCTCCGGCGTGGTCCCGCAGATCTCGCTGATCGTCGGCCCGTGCGCGGGCGGCGCGGTCTACTCCCCCGCCATCACCGACTTCACGGTCATGGTCGACCAGACCTCGCACATGTTCATCACCGGGCCCGACGTCATCAAGACCGTCACCGGCGAGGACGTGGGCTTCGAGGAGCTGGGCGGCGCCCGGACGCACAACACCACCTCGGGCGTGGCGCACCACATGGCGGGCGACGAGAAGGACGCCATCGAGTACGTCAAGGCGCTGCTGTCCTACCTGCCGTCCAACAACCTCTCCGAGCCGCCCGCCTTCCCCGAGGAGGCGGACCTGGAGACCTCGGACTACGACCGCGAGCTGGACACGCTGATCCCGGACTCGGCGAACCAGCCGTACGACATGCACACCGCCATCGAGCACGTCCTCGACGACGGCGAGTTCCTGGAGACGCAGGCGCTCTTCGCGCCGAACATGGTCACCGGCTTCGGGCGGGTGGAGGGCCACGCGGTCGGCATCGTCGCCAACCAGCCGATGCAGTACGCGGGCACGCTGGACATCAACGCGAGCGAGAAGGCCGCGCGGTTCGTGCGCACCTGCGACGCGTTCAACGTGCCGGTGCTGACGTTCGTGGACGTACCGGGCTTCCTGCCGGGTACGGACCAGGAATGGGACGGCATCATCCGGCGCGGCGCCAAGCTGATCTACGCGTACGCGGAGGCCACGGTTCCGCTGATCACGGTCATCACCCGCAAGGCGTTCGGCGGCGCGTACGACGTCATGGGCTCCAAGCACCTGGGCGCGGACCTGAACCTGGCCTGGCCGACCGCGCAGATCGCGGTGATGGGCGCGCAGGGGGCGGTCAACATCCTGCACCGCCGCACCCTCGCCGCGATCGAGGACCCGGCCGCACAGGACGCCCGCCGCCAGGAGCTGATCCAGGAGTACGAGGACGCGCTGCTCAACCCGTACGTCGCGGCCGAGCGCGGCTACGTGGACGCGGTGATCATGCCGTCGGAGACCCGCCGGCACATCGTGCGCGGGCTGCGCACGCTGCGCAACAAGCGCGAGTCGCTGCCCCCGAAGAAGCACGGCAACATCCCGCTGTAGGGGCGCCCGTGCCCGTCAGCAGCGCTGTCCGCCGTTCGCCGCAACCCCTCAAGGAGGTCGGTCGATCATGATCAAGGTCGTCCGGGGCAACCCCACACCCGAGGAGCTGGCCGCCGCACTGGCGGTGGTTCGCACCCGCGCGGCGGCCGCCGCTGCCGCCGCGTCCGCCGCGCCGGGCCCGGAGCGTACGGACGAATGGGCCGACCCGGCGTCCACGATCCCGCGCCGCCGGCTGCCGCACCCGGGGCCGCGGGCGTGGCGCACGAGCTACTGGCCGCGCTGAGGCCGCGTAGTACCCATACCCGGCGGCGCTTGAGTACGCGTACTCAGGCGCCGCAGGCGTTCCCGGCGCAGGATCGAAGGATGCTGTGGTCCGATCCGCCCGACGAGCCCCCCGAGGAGCTGCGCCAGGTACAGGCGATGCTCCGCCGGATGGGCATCGTGCTGGCCGTGGCCGCCGTGGTGCTGATGGTCATGCTGGTCGGCGGGGCCTGAGGACCCGCTCCGGACCGTACGCGGACACCACCGGTCGATACGGCGACGGACCCGGGCCCGCTCCGCACCGAAACGGACGAAGAGGACCAGCTCACACACCCCGCCTGCAACCGCCACCCCCACTTGGGACATCCTTTACCTCTGAAGGCCGCAATTCGGGCGCCCGTACGGCACGGTCCGCGCGGCACCGGGCCGTACGGCAAGGGGAGTGGAGAGCGATGAACAGGCCGCTGAGGCACATAGCCGTCTTCTGCGGGGTGCTGGTGCTGGCGCTGCTGGTGCGCGCCACCTGGGTGCAGTTCGTCCAGGCGGACGCGCTGGCGAACGACGACAACAACCGCCGGGTGAAGATCGAGGCGTTCTCCTATCCGCGCGGCAACATCATCGTGGGCGGCAAGCCCATCACCGGGTCCGTCGAGACGGCCGGCGACTTCAAGTACAAGCGGGTCTACAAGGACGGCCCGATGTACGCGCCGATCACCGGCTACGCCTCGCAGTCCCAGGGCACCACGTTCCTGGAGGGCGTCTACAAGGACATCCTCAGCGGCAAGGACGACCGGCTCTTCCTCAAGCGCGCCAAGGACGTGCTGACGGGTGAGAAGCCGCGCGGCGGCGACGTGCTGACGACGATCAACGAGAAGGCGCAGCGCACCGCGTACAAGGCCCTGACCGACCTGAACGCCAAGGGCGCGGTGGTCGCCCTGGAGCCGGCCACCGGCAAGATCCTGGCGATGGCGAGCACGCCGTCCTACGACCCGTCGGTCTTCGCGGGCAGTTCCTTCAAGGAGGGCGACAAGTACACGTCCCTCATCAAGGACAAGGCCAAGCCGATGAACAACCGGGCGTCCCTGGAGATCTACCCGCCCGGCTCCACGTTCAAGATCCTCACCGCCGCCGCGGCCCTGGAGCACGGCATCGTCCCGGACATCGACACCCCGGTGCAGGCCCCGGTGCCGTACACGCTGCCGCAGACGGCCACCAAGGTCGGCAACGACATCGCCACCGCGCCGTGCGCGAACGCGTCCCTGAAGGTCGGCATGCAGTGGTCCTGCAACAACACCTACCTGGAGGCGGCGAACCGGCTCGGCACGGACAAGATGCGCGAGACGGCGGAGAAGTTCGGCTTCAACCAGAAGATCTTCACCCCGGTACGCACCGCCACCAGCGGCTACCCCAAGAAGCTGGACAAGCCGCAGACCGCGCTGACCGGCATGGGCCAGGGCAGCCTGACCAGCACCCCGCTGCAGATGGCCATGGTCGTCGCCGGGCTCGCCAACAACGGCAAGGTCATGCAGCCGTACATGGTCGAGGAGACCCGCGGCCCCGACCTGTCGACGATCGAGAAGTTCGAGCCCAAGGAGCTGAGCCAGGCCGTCTCCGAGAGCACCGCGAAGAAGGTGCAGGAGATGATGGAGAACACCGCGGAGAACGGAACGGCGAAGAAAGCGCTGATCGACGGCGTCAAGGTCGGCGCCAAGACCGGTACCGCCCAGCACGGCGCGGACGTCCGCGACGAGCGCCCGTACGCCTGGTTCGTCTCGTACGCCAAGCAGGGCAACGGCTCGCCGGTCGCGGTCGCGGTGTTCGTCGACCCCTCGGACATGGACATCCCGCGCAAGGAGATCGCCGGCGGCAAGCTGGGCGGCCCGATCGCGAAGAAGGTCATGGAGGCCGTGCTCGGCAAGTGAGCGGGCCGCCGGTCGGCATGGAGCGGGGCGGGCGTCACAGGGCGCCCGCCCCGCTCCGTTTCGTACCGCACCCGCACCGCTCCGTACGATGGCGGTCATGACCGTTCAGCCCGGCGCCGCCGCCCGCCGTCTCGTCCTCGCCTCCCAGTCCCCCGCCCGGCTCGGCCTGCTGCGCCAGGCCGGGCTCGCGCCCGAGGTCGTCGTCAGCGGGGTGGACGAGGACGCGATCACCGCCGGCAGCCCGGCCGAGCTGGCCCGGGTGCTCGCCGAGGCGAAGGCCGACGCGGTGGCCGCGCGCCCGGAGACCGCCGGCGCCCTGGTCATCGGCTGTGACTCGGTCCTCGAACTGGACGGGCGGGCGCTCGGCAAGCCCGCCGACGCCGAGGACGCGATCGCCCGCTGGAAGTCGATGCGCGGCCGGTCCGGGATCCTGCAAACCGGCCACTGCGTGATCGACACGGCGCGGGAAGGGCGCCGGGTGTCGGCCACCGCCTCCACCACCGTCCGCTTCGGCGAGCCGAGCGACGCGGAGATCGCCGCGTATGTGGCCTCCGGCGAACCGCTGTACGTGGCGGGCGCCTTCACCCTGGACGGCCGGTCGGCCCCGTTCATCGACGGCATCGACGGCGACCCCGGCAACGTCATCGGCCTGTCCCTGCCGCTGCTGCGGCGGCTGTTGGCAGAGCTGGACGTGGCGATCACGGATCTCTGGGCGTAGCCCGCCGCTCCCTGTCTCTCGATCTGTCTGTCTCTCAATCCGTCTGTCTCTCGATCTGTCTCTCAACGGATGGGGTCCGCCTCGGCGTCGCGCCCGCTGGGGGCGTGCGTAGCGGGGAGGTGGGTCCCGCGCAGGGCGGCGGCCGCGGACGCCGCGAGATCGCCGAGCGCGCGGTCGTGCGGAAGTCTGATGAGCAACTGGGCGGCGACGTACGCGCCGTCACGGCCCCGGCCGCCGTTCCGGTGGGCACGGTCGCGCAGCACCAGACCGTCGGGCGCCGGCAGCATCTCCTCGACCAGCAGTTCGCCGGCGTCCTCCCGAGCGCTCTCTTGGGCGCTCCCCTGGACGCTCTCTTGGGCGCCTCTTTGTGCGAGCAGCCGGTCGATGACGCGCAGTGTGGGCAGTGCCGTGAGGTCGGCCGGTACGGGTTCGGCGCCCGCTCCGCAGCGTAGGAACGCGTACCGCGGCAGACCGGCCGCGCGGCGCAGGGCCGCGAGGGTGCGTACCTTGTCCAGGTCGGTGTCGTCGGCGCGCCACAGTGCCGTACGCGGCAGCCGCCAGGCGGCCGGGGAGACGACGAGCCGTCCGCCCACCGTGAGCCGGGGCAGCCGCTCGGCGCGCGGGAACGCGCCTGCCAGCCCGTCGAGCTGGACGGTGTACGCCGTCGCGGGGTGGCTCGCGGCCATCAGCAGCCGCAGCAGCACGTCGTACGGCGGCAGGGCGCCGCGCGTCCCGTGGTGGACCGGCACGATGCGCCGCCCGTCCGCCTCCGCGATCACCCGGTCGCCGTCGCGGCGCAGCGTGATGCGGTCGAGCGGCAGGTAGCGGGCCGTGCCGGGGCCCGGGGCCGTGCCGTAGTACGGCGCGGGGTCGGGGTCGCCGGTCCACCAGCTGGTGACCAGGGGGCGGCGTACGGCGTTGGCCGCGCGCTCGGCCGGTGGCGGCACGAGCACTTCGACGAACCGTACGTCCGCCTCCCGCTCGACGGCGGCGAGGAAGGCACGGTGGCGCTCGCCGTTGCCGTAGCCGCCGTGCCCGGCGTGCAAGGCGTGCAGCGCGTCGGCGAACCGGGCGTCCAGTACGCCGGCGGGTGAGACCGTCTCCAGGGCGGCCGGCGGGCCGGGACCGGCGAGGGGCCGCACCAGGCAGTCGACGGGCCAGGGCGGCAGGACGGCGGTACCCGCAGGCGCGTCGAAGGTGTCGAGCAACGCGTCGGTGAGGTCCACCTGTTGTGCGTCGCCGCGGGTGGCGAGGTGGGCGAGCAGGCGCGCGTATCCGGAGTGCGCGGTACGGGCCGGATGCCAGCCTTCGTAGCGGCGGCGGGTGGAGGGGGTGTCCGGTGGTGGCTCGGGGGCGGGCCACTGGTCGGCCAGGAGATCACTGAGGAGGCGAGGGCGCTCGTCCAAGCCGTGCGCTTCGTCGCACAACTCCCCTGCCGGAGCGCTGTGTTGGCGGTCCGCCTCGCGCAGTGCGGCCAGGCGGGCGGCGGTGCGCAGGGCATCATGTACGGCATCGACGGCCGTCGCGGACACCGCGGCCGCCCCGGAGCCCGCCCCCTCGGCCATCCGGTACGAGTCCACGAACTCCGCGTCACCCAGCGGCTCCGTACACGGCAGCCGGTCCCGTTCGCGGACGGCCACCGCCGGGGTCCACGCGCTGCGCCGGCGATGCGGGGCGGCGCAGACCCGGAGGACGCCGAGGCCGTGGAGGTGGGCGAGGAAGCCGCGCAGGACGCGGCGGGTGCCGTCGTCCGCCTTGTCGGTTCCCGGGCCGGTGCCGGGCGCGGGTCCGGTATCGGCGCCCGCTCCGAGACCAGGCCCGCGCCCCGTGGTGCCCAGCAGCGCCGCCTCGATCCCCCCCAGCGGGCGGGGGCCTTCCGCCAGCAGCGTCAGTACGGCGTCCAGCGGCCGGGTGCGACGCAGCTCGACCTGGCGCAGCCGGTCCCGTACGGCCGGATCGACCACCCAGCACCGCACGGCGCCGTCCGCGCGGAAGTGCAGCGGTGCGGGGGCGAGCGGGGTCGCGGGGTCCGCCGTCGTCAGGTCCACGGTGCTCAGCCGGGTCCGCGTCACCTGCACGTTCTCCGCCGTTTCGGACGCCATCGGGCCGAGCGCCGTACCGGGCGCGAGCAGCGGCGGCGGCTCGTCCGGGACCGTATGGCCGGGCTGCGGACGGGGGCCTAGCGGGACCGGCGCGACCTGGCCGACCCAGCCGCGCGGCGTGGTCTTCACCGCGGCCCGGCCGAGCGCCCGCCACAGATACGCGGCACTCTTGCGCAGGCGCTTGCCGCTCCAGGACTCGCCGCGCGCCAGCCGCCGTTCGACGATCGGTATCAGTTCCGGCGCCGCGTCGGCCAGGAAGGCCCGCATGACCGGGCTCGCGCAGGCCAGCGTCCAGGCCAGCGCGCCCACGCGGTCCGCTTCGTCCGCGACCGCGCGCTCCAGCTCCCGGCGGGTTCGGGACAGCCGTACGCCGATCCGGTGCACCGCGACGGCCTCGTGCACCAGGCCCTCAGGGACGGCGGCCAGGGACTCCAGATACGCGCAGTCCGCTTCGCCGGGGGCCGCGCCGGCGTGCAGGCGGCGGCGCAGGGACAGAACGGTTCCACGGTCGGTGTCGGCGAGCTCGGGGTGCGGGACCACGGTGGTGCCCAGCTGTTCGGCGAGGGCGCGGGCCCGGTCGGCCTGCTGCTGCCGCGCGCGGTCGTACTCGCCTGCACGGTCGAAGAGCTGCGGGTTCCCGGCGCGGGTCCAGACCTCGGCGGGTATGCCGGCGGTGCGCAGGAGGGCTGCGGGGGCGGGGCTGTTGCCGGCAGGGGCTTCGGGGGTGTCGGGGGCTTTGAGGGGGTCGGGGGCGCCCGTGTCCGCCGCTCCGGCCTCGTGTGCGTCCGTGTTATCCACGCAGGGGCCCACGAGAGATCACCCGGTCCGCGCCCGGCGCGACCGGAACCGTGCCGAGCGAGGCACCACGGACGTCCCGCGGACAGTCGGCAGGAAGATCGGCGACCGGCAGCATCCCTGCCTCCTCACGAACCGGGCACGGGGCGCTCTTCGCCCTCGTCGCGCCCTCCTCGCATGGTGGCCCCGGGGCGCCGCCGTCGCATGCGGAGCGGGTTCCGGGCGGGTCACGGACGGTGACGGAAAATCGGGGCTCAGCCATTGTGGCCGCGCACCCGACCCCCGTAACATACATACATGGATGTACGTAAGAGCAGCGGGGCGGACCGGCCCGCCGGACGGGAGGCGGCCCGGCGACCCGGCGCCGCGCAGCCCCGTGCCACCCAGGCCGACCGCCGTGCACGCACCCGTGCCGCGCTGCTCGAATCGGCCGCCCGGGGCCTGTCCCGGTACGGCTACGGCAACCTCAGGCTCGAACAGGTCGCCCAGGACGCCGGGTACACCCGCGGCGCGCTCTACCACCAGTTCACGGGCAAGCAGGACCTCACCCTGGCCGTGACCGAATGGGTGCTGGACACCTGGTGGCAGGAGGTCGGCGTGTTCGTCGAGCGGGCGCCCGACCCGATCGCGGCGCTGCTCACGCTGGCGCGCGGGCACGCCGTCTACTGCCGTCGCGACATCGCCCGGGTGGCGATGGCGCTGCGGCTGGAGTTCGCCGGGCAGGACCACCCGGTCGGACGCGCCGTCGAGCAGGGCTACCGCGATCTGCTCGACCGCTGCACCGCCCTGATCGAGGCGGCGCGCGAGGCGGGAGCGATCCCGGACGACCCGGACGGCCCGCCCGCCGGGATCCTCGCGCTCGCCTACGTCGGCGCGATCGAGGGCACGTCGATCGCCCTGTCAGGACACGCCCCGCACGACGCGCCGCTCGTGGCCAGGGCCGCCGCCGGCGCGCTCGGCCTCACGTACGACCCCGGGGAGCACACGGACCCGGGCCGCACCGCTCACCGTCGGACCACGCGAAGGGAAGCGTCATGAAGGTCGCCATGGTGGGACACCACTACCCGCACGCCGCGCACCGCGAGGAATTCGTCTCCCGTGTCCGCCGCACTGCCGAAGTGTTCCGCCGTACGCCCGGCTGCCTGTCGGCGGAGTACTGGCTGACGGCGGACGGCGACGCGGTGGTGTCGATCGTGCGGTGGGAGTCCGAGGAGGCGTCCCGCGCGTCGCTCGCCGCCGTGCAGGCGGCGCCCGAACTGGACCTTGTCTTCGACGAGCGGGAGGTGCGCCCGCGCGAGATCGTGCGTCTGGTGGCGCCCTGACCCGCGCGGGCGCTCCGCGGAATTACGCCGCTGCCGTGGCGGCGTGCCGGCAGTGGGTGCACAGCAGGCGGCGGCCCGCCGCGTGGGACGTGCTGCGGCCCAGGCCCGCCGTCCGGTGGACCGTGCGCGGGACCGCGGCGGCGTGCGCGGCGCACGCCGCCGCACCGCACTCCGCGCAGACGGCCAGCGCGGCGGTCGCGCTGCCGAGTTCCGCACAGTCGAAGCACTGCATTGAAATGACTCCCGTTGAGCTAGGTTCCGAGATCGCGTTCGTGTTCCGACATCGGAAGAGTGGTGGCCCTGCGCAGAGCAACCGCATCCGGGAGCCGGACATTCCGGATTCCCCCGAGCGGTGACGACCGTCACGGCCCGTGCTGGGATCCGGTGCGCCTCGCCGGGAAAGCCGGCCCGGCCCCTCCCCATCCCATGCACCCCCTCCGTAAAGCTGTGCGAGCCTGGAAAGCCGCCCGCGTACGCCGCGCCCCGCACCCGTACCGCCACCCGCACCCGCCCTCATGCCCGCCCCGGAGGAAGCCCCCCATGCCGCAGTCCGTCGACCGTGCCCTGGACCTGCTCGACGCGGTCGCCGAGGCGGCGGAGCCGGTACCGGCCAAGGTGCTGGCCCGGCAGCTGGACTGCGGCCTGTCCACGGTCTACGACCTGCTCGGCTCGCTGACCGAACGCGGCCATCTGGCCCGTACGCCCGCCGGGTACACCCTCGGTTACCGCGTACCGGCCCTGCACCGCGCGTTCCAGCGGCAGTTGCGGATCGACGAGCGGGTGCACGAGGCGCTGCTGCGGCTGCGCCGGTCGTCCGGCGCGGACGTCTTCTTCAGCACGTACCGGGACGGAGGGATCGCCGTGCTGGACGGCGCCGCGGGCCCGGACTCCGCCTTCTCCGTCGGCCAGGACACCGCCGCCCACGCCACGGCACACGGCCGCGCCCTCCTGGCCGCCCTCCCGGCCGCCACCCGCCGCCAGTACCTGACCGCCAGCGGCCTGCCGCCCCGCACCCCACACACCATCACCACCCCCGACCGCCTGGAACGCGAACTGCGCCGGGTCCGCCGGAACGGAGTCGCCGTGGAACGCGAGGAGTCCGTATCCGGCATGGCCTGCATCGCCATCCCGGTCCCCATACGCCCCAGCGGCCCCGGCACCCCACCCACCGCACTCACCGCCGTCTCGGCCGCCCTCCCGATCGCGGACTTCGCCCGGCTGCGCGGACCGCTGACGGAGGCGTTGCGGCGGGAGGTGGCGGGGCTGGGGTGAAGGCGCGGCGCTAGGTTGGCAGCAGCATCGCGCGGAGGATCGGGGGAACCACATGGCCGGTAAGGCCACGATTGCAAAGCTGACGTACTACCCCATCAAGGGCTGCTCCGGAGTGTCGGTGAGTACGGCGGAGCTGACGCCCGCCGGGCTTGCGCATGATCGCAGCTTCATGGTGACCGGCGCGGACGGGGTGTTCCGGAGTCAGCGGCGTGATCCTTTGCTGGCGGTGGTCCGTCCGGAGATCAGTCCGGACGGCGCCCGCATGACGTTGCGCGCGCCGGGGGCCGAGGCGTTGTCCCTGGATGTGGATGCTTCGTCCGCGCCACGGGATGTGGAGATGTTCAAGGCGCCCTACCGGGGCATCGATCAGGGGGATGCCGTCGCCGGGTGGCTGAGCGAGGTGCTCGGTGTGCCGAGTCGGCTGGTGCGGGTGCCGGAGGACCATGGGCGGGTTACGGACGGGCTGACGCCCGGGACGTCCGGGTACGCCGACAGTTGTGCGCTGCATGTCGTGTCCCGTGCGTCGCTGGACCTGCTGCACGCGCGGCTCGTGGAGCAAGGGGCCGCGGTGCTGCCGATGGACCGGTTCCGGCCGAATGTCGTGGTGGACGGGTGGGACGAGCCGCATACCGAGGACCGGGTGCGTCATGTGCGGGTCGGCGAGGCCGAGTTGGGGTACGCCAAGCTCGCCGTACGGTGCGCCGTCACCACCGTCGAGCAGTCCTCCGGCGCGCGGACCGGGCCCGAGCCGCTGCGGACGCTGGCCGGGTACCGGCGCGCGGCCGGGGGTGGCGTCGTGTTCGGTGCCAAGTTCGCCGTACTGCGGCCGGGCAAGCTGTCGGTGGGGGACGAAGTGGCGGTCAGTTCGTGGGGTGAGTCGGAGCGGTAGCGGGTCGGGTGCCGCTGCCGGGCCCGTAGGCCGTTCCGTACGCCGTCAGCGTCAGTACCAGCAGCGCCAGGACGACCATGAGCAGCGCGAACGCCGTCCAGCCGGCCAGACCGACCGCGAACGCCCCGAGGACGGCGTGCACCACCGCGCAGGTGATGAGCACGATGCGGCCGAACGTGCCCGGCGGGCGGTCGCGTACCGCGATGCGGACCAGGAGGACGGCGCAGCACGCCAGATAGAGGGCGAAGACGGCGCCGAGCACCCAGGCGCCGGCGGACATCGCGGCGGGGTCCATGCCCGCCATGGACATGTGCTGCCGGGCCATCACGACGCTCAGGACGTAGTTGAGGAAGAGGATGGCGAGCGCTTCCAGTACGAGTACCACCGCCGCCACCCACGCCACTGGTCTGCGTGCCGCCACCCCGTCCACCCTCTTTCCGGCCGCTGCACTGTTACCGCGAGTACGAAAGACCATCGCGCACGCTACTCCTGAGTACCCCCCGCTCTACAAGAGGCCGGATACGGGTAAGAGCCGGGAGCGGAAGCGGACGCGGCCCCCGGACGCAGACGCGGGCAAAGTTTCCTTCGCCCATTCGTAGGGACTCCACAAAGAAACGGGGTTCCGGCGAAGGACGGCCGGGCGAGACCTTGCCCACATTTTGATCACCGCACGACCCCCGGAATACGGGCCTTACCCTGGGATGCCGGGGAACTTCGGTCCCGGACCCGCACCGGGCGCACGCTCCGTGTGGGCAAGCTCACTACCGGGAACGGGTCGGCACGCGGTGTCGCCAGTCCCTAAACTCGCGACGTCCTAATTTGTTGCGGCGAAGCGCCAAGGAGGAACCGATCGTGCGCAAGGTGCTCATCGCCAACCGAGGCGAAATCGCTGTCCGCGTAGCCCGTGCATGCCGGGATGCCGGAATCGGGAGCGTAGCCGTCTACGCCGACCCTGACCGGGACGCCCTGCATGTCCGCGCGGCAGACGAGGCCTACGCCCTGGGCGGTGACACTCCTGCCACCAGCTACCTCGACATCGCCAAGGTCCTTGCCGCCGCCGCCGATTCGGGCGCCGACGCCATTCACCCCGGTTACGGCTTCCTCTCCGAGAACGCCGAATTCGCACAGGCCGTCCTCGACGCCGGGCTGACCTGGATCGGCCCCCCGCCGCAGGCCATCCGCGACCTCGGCGACAAGGTGGCGGCCCGTCACATCGCGCAGCGCGCCGGTGCGCCGCTGGTCGCCGGCACCCCCGACCCGGTCTCCGGCGCGGACGAGGTGGTGGCCTTCGCCGAGGAGCACGGCCTGCCGATCGCCATCAAGGCGGCCTTCGGCGGCGGCGGGCGCGGCCTGAAGGTGGCCCGCACGCTGGAAGAGGTTCCGGAGCTGTACGACTCCGCCGTCCGCGAGGCCGTGGCGGCCTTCGGTCGCGGCGAGTGCTTCGTCGAGCGCTACCTGGACCGCCCGCGGCACGTGGAGACCCAGTGCCTGGCCGACAAGCACGGCAACGTGGTCGTCGTCTCCACCCGTGACTGCTCGCTCCAGCGCCGCCACCAGAAGCTCGTCGAGGAGGCGCCCGCGCCGTTCCTGAGCGACGAGCAGAACGCCGAGCTGTACCGCGCGTCCAAGGCCATCCTCAAGGAGGCCGGCTACGAGGGTGCGGGCACCTGCGAGTTCCTGGTGGGCCAGGACGGCACGATCTCCTTCCTGGAGGTCAACACCCGCCTCCAGGTCGAGCACCCGGTCACCGAGGAGGTCACCGGCCTGGACCTGGTCCGCGAGATGTTCCGGATCGCCGACGGCGAGGTGCTGGGCTACGACGACCCG includes:
- a CDS encoding nucleoside triphosphate pyrophosphatase, whose translation is MTVQPGAAARRLVLASQSPARLGLLRQAGLAPEVVVSGVDEDAITAGSPAELARVLAEAKADAVAARPETAGALVIGCDSVLELDGRALGKPADAEDAIARWKSMRGRSGILQTGHCVIDTAREGRRVSATASTTVRFGEPSDAEIAAYVASGEPLYVAGAFTLDGRSAPFIDGIDGDPGNVIGLSLPLLRRLLAELDVAITDLWA
- a CDS encoding acyl-CoA carboxylase subunit epsilon produces the protein MIKVVRGNPTPEELAAALAVVRTRAAAAAAAASAAPGPERTDEWADPASTIPRRRLPHPGPRAWRTSYWPR
- a CDS encoding IclR family transcriptional regulator, yielding MPQSVDRALDLLDAVAEAAEPVPAKVLARQLDCGLSTVYDLLGSLTERGHLARTPAGYTLGYRVPALHRAFQRQLRIDERVHEALLRLRRSSGADVFFSTYRDGGIAVLDGAAGPDSAFSVGQDTAAHATAHGRALLAALPAATRRQYLTASGLPPRTPHTITTPDRLERELRRVRRNGVAVEREESVSGMACIAIPVPIRPSGPGTPPTALTAVSAALPIADFARLRGPLTEALRREVAGLG
- a CDS encoding TetR/AcrR family transcriptional regulator, which produces MDVRKSSGADRPAGREAARRPGAAQPRATQADRRARTRAALLESAARGLSRYGYGNLRLEQVAQDAGYTRGALYHQFTGKQDLTLAVTEWVLDTWWQEVGVFVERAPDPIAALLTLARGHAVYCRRDIARVAMALRLEFAGQDHPVGRAVEQGYRDLLDRCTALIEAAREAGAIPDDPDGPPAGILALAYVGAIEGTSIALSGHAPHDAPLVARAAAGALGLTYDPGEHTDPGRTAHRRTTRREAS
- the mmpB gene encoding morphogenic membrane protein MmpB, with the protein product MLWSDPPDEPPEELRQVQAMLRRMGIVLAVAAVVLMVMLVGGA
- a CDS encoding acyl-CoA carboxylase subunit beta; protein product: MSEPEAHITTTAGKLADLQRRIEEATHAGSARAVEKQHAKGKLTARERVELLLDEGSFVELDEFARHRSTNFGLEKNRPYGDGVVTGYGTVDGRTVCVYSQDFTIFGGSLGEVYGEKIVKVMDFALKNGCPVVGINDGGGARIQEGVAALGLFAEIFRRNVHASGVVPQISLIVGPCAGGAVYSPAITDFTVMVDQTSHMFITGPDVIKTVTGEDVGFEELGGARTHNTTSGVAHHMAGDEKDAIEYVKALLSYLPSNNLSEPPAFPEEADLETSDYDRELDTLIPDSANQPYDMHTAIEHVLDDGEFLETQALFAPNMVTGFGRVEGHAVGIVANQPMQYAGTLDINASEKAARFVRTCDAFNVPVLTFVDVPGFLPGTDQEWDGIIRRGAKLIYAYAEATVPLITVITRKAFGGAYDVMGSKHLGADLNLAWPTAQIAVMGAQGAVNILHRRTLAAIEDPAAQDARRQELIQEYEDALLNPYVAAERGYVDAVIMPSETRRHIVRGLRTLRNKRESLPPKKHGNIPL
- a CDS encoding antibiotic biosynthesis monooxygenase; this encodes MKVAMVGHHYPHAAHREEFVSRVRRTAEVFRRTPGCLSAEYWLTADGDAVVSIVRWESEEASRASLAAVQAAPELDLVFDEREVRPREIVRLVAP
- a CDS encoding lantibiotic dehydratase; this encodes MDNTDAHEAGAADTGAPDPLKAPDTPEAPAGNSPAPAALLRTAGIPAEVWTRAGNPQLFDRAGEYDRARQQQADRARALAEQLGTTVVPHPELADTDRGTVLSLRRRLHAGAAPGEADCAYLESLAAVPEGLVHEAVAVHRIGVRLSRTRRELERAVADEADRVGALAWTLACASPVMRAFLADAAPELIPIVERRLARGESWSGKRLRKSAAYLWRALGRAAVKTTPRGWVGQVAPVPLGPRPQPGHTVPDEPPPLLAPGTALGPMASETAENVQVTRTRLSTVDLTTADPATPLAPAPLHFRADGAVRCWVVDPAVRDRLRQVELRRTRPLDAVLTLLAEGPRPLGGIEAALLGTTGRGPGLGAGADTGPAPGTGPGTDKADDGTRRVLRGFLAHLHGLGVLRVCAAPHRRRSAWTPAVAVRERDRLPCTEPLGDAEFVDSYRMAEGAGSGAAAVSATAVDAVHDALRTAARLAALREADRQHSAPAGELCDEAHGLDERPRLLSDLLADQWPAPEPPPDTPSTRRRYEGWHPARTAHSGYARLLAHLATRGDAQQVDLTDALLDTFDAPAGTAVLPPWPVDCLVRPLAGPGPPAALETVSPAGVLDARFADALHALHAGHGGYGNGERHRAFLAAVEREADVRFVEVLVPPPAERAANAVRRPLVTSWWTGDPDPAPYYGTAPGPGTARYLPLDRITLRRDGDRVIAEADGRRIVPVHHGTRGALPPYDVLLRLLMAASHPATAYTVQLDGLAGAFPRAERLPRLTVGGRLVVSPAAWRLPRTALWRADDTDLDKVRTLAALRRAAGLPRYAFLRCGAGAEPVPADLTALPTLRVIDRLLAQRGAQESVQGSAQESAREDAGELLVEEMLPAPDGLVLRDRAHRNGGRGRDGAYVAAQLLIRLPHDRALGDLAASAAAALRGTHLPATHAPSGRDAEADPIR
- a CDS encoding peptidoglycan D,D-transpeptidase FtsI family protein, producing the protein MNRPLRHIAVFCGVLVLALLVRATWVQFVQADALANDDNNRRVKIEAFSYPRGNIIVGGKPITGSVETAGDFKYKRVYKDGPMYAPITGYASQSQGTTFLEGVYKDILSGKDDRLFLKRAKDVLTGEKPRGGDVLTTINEKAQRTAYKALTDLNAKGAVVALEPATGKILAMASTPSYDPSVFAGSSFKEGDKYTSLIKDKAKPMNNRASLEIYPPGSTFKILTAAAALEHGIVPDIDTPVQAPVPYTLPQTATKVGNDIATAPCANASLKVGMQWSCNNTYLEAANRLGTDKMRETAEKFGFNQKIFTPVRTATSGYPKKLDKPQTALTGMGQGSLTSTPLQMAMVVAGLANNGKVMQPYMVEETRGPDLSTIEKFEPKELSQAVSESTAKKVQEMMENTAENGTAKKALIDGVKVGAKTGTAQHGADVRDERPYAWFVSYAKQGNGSPVAVAVFVDPSDMDIPRKEIAGGKLGGPIAKKVMEAVLGK
- a CDS encoding DUF2180 family protein, giving the protein MQCFDCAELGSATAALAVCAECGAAACAAHAAAVPRTVHRTAGLGRSTSHAAGRRLLCTHCRHAATAAA